The Stratiformator vulcanicus genome has a segment encoding these proteins:
- a CDS encoding lactate racemase domain-containing protein — translation MLPENTHQYSIHYGTDRCLELDLPVEQVTGHFTGPARLADVTATLESALDDPVEFPKLEESVIPGDQVVVVVDARTPHLPELTAAVIERLVRAGIDADGITVVPSSKTMADSGDVAESTEDARYQNIKHDPGSEAACRYLASTSTGERIYLSSHVIDADVVISIGLTAFDPLLGYCGTNSVFYPWLSNVEAIQRIRGAGHRELGPDDERPLRQTVDEIGWLLGTQFTVQAVAGAGGGISQLLAGGTEPVFRRLKRYQTESWKLSQPERSETVVVAVDSALGDSPGQAWSRLAAAVDVARRLVCRDGRIVVLTDLSEEPPAEIAALARFDQPIDVVSALKRENAAVDLGDTSRLVDALDWARVYLLSQLGSDLVEDLFFIPLEHEDEVRRLLSSEDEILIVGSAQHAFGEVLD, via the coding sequence TTGCTTCCTGAAAACACGCATCAGTATTCGATTCACTACGGAACGGATCGGTGCCTTGAACTCGACCTGCCTGTCGAACAGGTGACGGGCCATTTTACGGGGCCCGCAAGACTTGCCGACGTGACGGCGACGCTCGAATCGGCGCTCGACGATCCGGTCGAATTTCCAAAATTGGAGGAATCGGTCATCCCCGGCGATCAGGTTGTCGTGGTTGTCGATGCTCGGACCCCGCACCTGCCGGAGCTGACCGCAGCCGTTATCGAACGATTGGTCCGAGCGGGGATCGATGCGGATGGAATCACGGTCGTGCCGAGTTCAAAGACGATGGCCGACAGCGGAGACGTTGCCGAGAGCACTGAAGATGCGCGGTACCAAAACATCAAGCATGATCCGGGATCGGAGGCGGCCTGTCGCTATCTGGCTTCAACCTCGACTGGGGAACGCATCTATCTTTCGAGCCATGTCATTGATGCGGATGTCGTGATTTCGATCGGCCTGACGGCATTCGATCCGCTGTTGGGCTACTGCGGCACGAACAGCGTGTTTTACCCATGGCTCTCGAACGTGGAGGCGATTCAGCGAATCCGAGGTGCGGGGCATCGTGAACTCGGTCCCGACGACGAACGTCCTCTCCGTCAGACCGTTGACGAAATCGGATGGTTGTTGGGGACGCAGTTCACCGTCCAAGCGGTCGCCGGGGCAGGGGGCGGTATTTCCCAACTGCTGGCCGGCGGCACGGAACCGGTGTTCCGCCGACTGAAGCGTTACCAAACGGAAAGTTGGAAATTGTCTCAGCCCGAGCGGTCGGAGACCGTCGTCGTGGCGGTCGACTCGGCACTGGGCGACTCCCCCGGGCAGGCGTGGTCTCGCCTCGCTGCGGCCGTCGACGTTGCCCGCAGGTTGGTTTGTCGGGACGGTCGCATCGTCGTGCTGACCGATCTCAGCGAGGAACCGCCCGCAGAGATCGCGGCGCTGGCACGTTTCGATCAACCGATTGACGTCGTCAGTGCCCTCAAAAGAGAAAACGCGGCGGTTGACCTCGGCGACACGTCGCGACTCGTTGATGCGCTCGATTGGGCCCGGGTCTATCTGTTGAGTCAGCTCGGCAGCGACCTCGTCGAAGACCTCTTCTTCATCCCGCTCGAGCATGAAGACGAGGTTCGCCGCCTGCTCTCGAGCGAAGACGAAATTCTGATCGTCGGTTCCGCTCAGCACGCGTTCGGCGAAGTGCTCGACTGA
- a CDS encoding Gfo/Idh/MocA family protein, producing MSNPTNTDRRKFLGQSVAAAAAASLAPFTFPTALAKAKQDVNSTLRVAVLGLRSRGKTHLNGFINRNNCEVVAVVDPDEGVGQKKGVEEVYKRTGKRPKYYNECRAAADAQDIDIFSVATPNHWHALQAIWGIQSGKDVYVEKPVSHNVEEGRRIVDAARKYDQVCQFGAQCRTMKGTREMVQYVLNGGIGEVKLARGLCYKRRKSIGPAGSYGVPQGVNYSEWLGPAPMLSDVPRKQFHYDWHWQWPYGNGDLGNQGIHQMDVARWGLGVENIGDSVVAYGGRLGYEDAGTTANTEVSIHTFPNGKKLVFETRGLETDAYKQAKIGVIFYGSEGYAVQHSYGRSSVFDKDWNKVKSFGGGSTNDHFDNFVEGVRNRDRTVLNGEILDGHLSSALCHLGNISYRLGEESSESEIRGALDGNDEAVETFDRTVSHLKKNGVDLGKTPLALGPKLMIDPSKEKFVGVRSEEANPMLTREYREPFVVPSAESV from the coding sequence ATGTCGAATCCAACAAATACCGACCGTCGGAAATTTCTCGGCCAGTCTGTCGCCGCCGCGGCAGCCGCTTCCCTCGCGCCCTTCACGTTTCCGACCGCACTGGCCAAAGCGAAGCAGGACGTCAACAGCACGCTTCGCGTTGCGGTCCTCGGTCTGCGCAGCCGGGGTAAGACTCACCTGAACGGCTTCATCAATCGGAACAACTGCGAGGTGGTTGCGGTCGTCGACCCCGACGAAGGTGTCGGTCAGAAGAAGGGTGTCGAAGAGGTCTACAAGCGGACCGGTAAGCGGCCTAAATACTACAACGAGTGCCGCGCGGCCGCCGACGCTCAAGACATCGACATCTTCAGTGTGGCGACACCGAATCACTGGCACGCGCTGCAGGCGATTTGGGGCATCCAGTCGGGCAAGGACGTCTATGTCGAGAAGCCGGTCAGCCATAACGTCGAGGAAGGTCGCCGGATCGTTGATGCGGCCCGCAAGTACGACCAAGTCTGCCAATTCGGGGCGCAGTGCCGGACGATGAAGGGCACCCGCGAGATGGTGCAGTACGTCCTGAACGGCGGCATCGGCGAGGTCAAGCTCGCTCGCGGTTTGTGCTACAAACGCCGCAAGAGCATCGGCCCGGCCGGCTCGTATGGCGTGCCGCAGGGCGTGAATTACTCCGAGTGGCTCGGCCCTGCACCGATGCTTTCAGATGTGCCGCGAAAGCAGTTCCATTATGACTGGCACTGGCAGTGGCCGTATGGCAACGGCGACCTCGGCAACCAGGGTATTCATCAGATGGACGTCGCCCGCTGGGGCCTCGGCGTTGAGAACATCGGTGACTCGGTCGTCGCGTACGGCGGCCGGCTCGGCTACGAAGACGCCGGGACGACGGCCAACACGGAGGTTTCGATTCACACCTTCCCGAATGGCAAAAAGCTGGTCTTCGAAACCCGCGGCCTCGAGACGGACGCCTACAAGCAGGCGAAGATCGGGGTGATCTTCTACGGAAGTGAAGGCTACGCCGTTCAGCACAGCTACGGTCGGTCGTCCGTCTTCGACAAGGATTGGAATAAGGTCAAGAGCTTCGGCGGCGGTTCCACGAATGACCACTTCGACAACTTCGTCGAAGGCGTTCGCAATCGAGACCGCACGGTCCTGAATGGTGAGATTCTCGACGGCCATCTCTCCAGTGCCCTGTGCCATCTCGGCAATATTTCTTATCGCCTTGGCGAGGAGTCGAGCGAATCCGAGATTCGCGGAGCTCTTGATGGCAACGATGAAGCGGTCGAAACCTTCGACCGCACCGTCAGTCATCTCAAGAAGAACGGCGTCGACCTTGGGAAGACACCTCTGGCCTTGGGGCCGAAGCTGATGATCGATCCGTCGAAGGAGAAATTCGTCGGCGTGCGGTCCGAAGAAGCCAACCCGATGCTGACTCGCGAGTATCGCGAGCCGTTCGTCGTCCCTTCAGCAGAGAGCGTGTAA
- the dcd gene encoding dCTP deaminase translates to MILTGPEIHARLGGDIKIDPFEESRLNPNSYNLTLHNELMVYDDIELDMRRPNNATRKIIPEEGLLLAPQRLYLGRTVEMTETHNLVPMLEGRSSIGRLGLFVHVTAGFGDVGFRGYWTLEMFSVQPIRIYPGVEIAQIFFHTVEGDIREYTGGKYQNNRDIQPSLLYKELLPDPQKELTFDDEPYFDSGLS, encoded by the coding sequence ATGATTCTGACCGGCCCCGAAATTCACGCGCGCCTCGGCGGCGATATCAAGATCGATCCGTTCGAAGAAAGTCGGCTCAATCCGAACAGCTACAATCTGACGCTGCACAACGAGCTGATGGTCTACGACGACATCGAACTCGATATGCGGCGGCCCAATAACGCGACGAGGAAGATCATTCCCGAAGAAGGTTTGCTCCTCGCCCCGCAGCGGCTCTATCTCGGCCGTACCGTCGAAATGACGGAAACGCACAACTTGGTACCGATGCTGGAAGGCCGCTCGTCCATCGGCCGACTAGGTCTGTTCGTGCATGTGACTGCGGGCTTCGGTGACGTCGGCTTCCGAGGCTACTGGACTTTGGAAATGTTCTCCGTCCAACCGATTCGCATCTATCCGGGCGTCGAGATCGCCCAAATCTTCTTTCACACCGTCGAAGGCGACATTCGCGAATACACCGGCGGCAAGTATCAAAACAACCGCGATATCCAACCGAGCCTGCTCTACAAAGAACTGCTCCCCGATCCGCAGAAAGAGCTCACGTTCGATGATGAACCCTATTTCGATTCCGGGTTAAGCTGA
- the nth gene encoding endonuclease III, whose protein sequence is MPRATAKSKSSDAGVSSDQRRRAGTIVRRLAKTYPDAECALVHRNPYELVAATILSAQCTDERVNLTTPALFKKYPTPEKLARAKQADVEKLVQSCGFFRSKAKSLLGMARGLVENHDGKVPQDLDSLVKLPGVGRKTANVVLGVAFGIPSGVVVDTHVKRISNLLGLTRSKNPEIIERDLMAVLPKKHWIDYSHRLIHHGRQICKARKPACTDCPLLSVCPRVGLDPLE, encoded by the coding sequence TTGCCGCGTGCAACCGCGAAGTCGAAGTCCAGTGATGCGGGCGTCTCAAGTGACCAGCGCCGGCGGGCCGGCACGATCGTGCGTCGGTTGGCCAAAACCTATCCCGATGCCGAATGCGCGCTGGTGCACCGCAATCCCTATGAACTGGTGGCGGCGACAATCCTCTCGGCCCAATGCACCGACGAGCGGGTCAACTTGACGACCCCCGCCCTGTTCAAGAAATACCCGACGCCCGAGAAACTCGCTCGTGCGAAGCAGGCCGATGTGGAAAAGCTGGTCCAGTCGTGCGGTTTTTTTCGCTCAAAGGCCAAGAGCCTTCTCGGCATGGCACGCGGGCTGGTTGAAAACCACGACGGCAAAGTCCCTCAGGATTTGGACTCATTAGTGAAGCTGCCCGGCGTGGGCCGTAAGACCGCGAACGTCGTACTCGGGGTCGCGTTCGGCATCCCCAGTGGCGTGGTCGTCGATACTCACGTCAAGCGGATCAGCAATCTGCTCGGCCTGACACGAAGTAAGAATCCCGAGATCATCGAACGTGATCTGATGGCCGTGCTGCCGAAGAAACACTGGATCGACTACTCGCACCGGCTTATTCATCACGGACGGCAAATCTGCAAGGCCCGGAAGCCAGCCTGCACCGATTGCCCACTGCTTTCGGTCTGCCCACGCGTCGGCCTCGACCCGCTCGAATGA
- a CDS encoding LON peptidase substrate-binding domain-containing protein produces the protein MEHPFDLSSQLENFSGRVPLFPLPNVAFFPHVLMPLHIFEPRYRQMTADALESDRYIAMAVLQPGWDDTPEFHEPEIYDHVCLGKIAAEEQLEDGRYYLMLQGLARAKVLSEETNDLPYRVGRLEVQQDRALIPSQIDRVSRRQELIALFQKKYPKVELKGVIESATDPIVSLGLVCDVIASALGLSGPMIYKMLCADDIDDRSEIIREILINEVGPTGPLKPEFPPKFSSN, from the coding sequence ATGGAACACCCGTTCGACCTGTCGAGCCAACTCGAGAACTTTTCCGGTCGGGTACCGTTGTTCCCGCTGCCTAATGTGGCGTTCTTTCCGCACGTGCTGATGCCGCTGCACATTTTTGAGCCTCGCTATCGGCAGATGACGGCTGACGCGTTGGAGTCCGATCGCTATATCGCGATGGCGGTTTTGCAGCCGGGCTGGGACGACACGCCGGAGTTTCACGAGCCTGAGATCTACGATCACGTCTGCCTCGGAAAGATCGCGGCCGAAGAGCAACTTGAGGACGGCCGCTACTACCTGATGTTGCAGGGGCTAGCGCGAGCCAAGGTGCTGTCCGAGGAGACGAACGATCTGCCGTACCGCGTGGGTCGGCTCGAAGTTCAACAGGATCGGGCTCTCATCCCGTCACAAATTGACCGCGTTTCGCGTCGGCAGGAATTGATCGCACTTTTTCAGAAAAAGTATCCGAAGGTCGAACTGAAAGGCGTGATCGAGTCGGCGACCGACCCGATCGTCTCCCTGGGACTCGTTTGTGACGTCATCGCCTCAGCGCTGGGATTGTCGGGACCGATGATTTACAAGATGCTCTGCGCCGATGACATTGACGATCGCAGCGAGATTATTCGCGAGATCCTCATCAACGAGGTCGGGCCGACCGGACCGCTGAAACCCGAATTTCCGCCGAAATTCAGCTCCAATTAG
- a CDS encoding FAD-binding oxidoreductase: MDDLRQRLADELSGDLRGEIRTDPVTRSMYATDASLHRAVPLGVAFPFDIDDVRAIVRFANEEDTPLIARGAGTSTTGAALGPGLIVDFSRHMRRMLSRDDEYVDVEPGVVLSELNRQLRSTGHRFGPDPANAAVTTVGGMIGVNSSGSRSIAVGDVRRHTARTNVVLSDAEVLRTGADRSDDGGQHHSASGIVTRMESLLGERQELIERLQPQRERDSCGYFLRLKTTGGPIDLTPLLVGSEGTLGLLTQARLRIEPIPPHSAVSLVLFESLDDALAAAVCAADFPISACDLFDRRHLSLVRETEIQFEKLVPRAAGAALLIETEGEEAGDVGRRMADVLHAIEDVAATADVAAQAVSGSKTALSVDDLWSIPRKIIPRLTRLGGERRPVPIVEDIAVPPAALRDFVRNAQNVFQRYEVTATMYAHAAHGQIHFRPFLPGPGPERDRLLEAIPRDLYAVAIRHGGVISGEHGDGLSRSAFLRTQHGELYRVFREVKDIFDPHNLMNPGKIVTDDPHVTIRRLRQSVDSEALPQLQLRWSAPTATQVAADCNGCGNCKSRSDAGRMCPVFRADPAEASSPRSKANVFESFLRGDVTATDLASPAGRDLTDRCFQCLQCRSECPANVDIPSLVIEAKAAQIAVDGAAWPDWALSRVHGIGDLATATAFLSNPLLANSTVRWMLERTLGISRHRNLPRFARRPFLRIVPRKNREQATKSGDDFAAAYFVDQFANFFEPEIGLDLLRLLDAVGVRCVVPAGQTASGSAMLAIGDIEGARTLADQNVRVLGPLARRGLPIICTEPSALISLKEEYPRLLDHPDVAVIAKHAVDAGVFLREYGDQLSRLNSDSLLDTTIAHHEPCHSRTLQTQRPYVDLLRYLGSNKVEAIDEGCSGMAGTYGLTARNYDSSLAIGRPLIQRLKSGAFDVGTSECSACRMQMGHRSGLKAVHPIRLLARSLPSR; the protein is encoded by the coding sequence TTGGACGATCTACGACAACGCCTCGCGGACGAGTTGAGCGGTGATCTGCGAGGTGAGATTCGCACCGATCCGGTCACCCGATCGATGTATGCGACCGATGCGAGTTTGCATCGGGCCGTCCCATTGGGTGTTGCGTTTCCGTTCGACATCGACGACGTTCGCGCGATCGTCCGGTTCGCCAACGAAGAAGATACCCCCCTGATCGCTCGGGGAGCCGGAACTTCGACGACCGGAGCAGCGCTGGGACCGGGCCTGATAGTCGATTTCTCCCGTCACATGCGGCGCATGCTCAGCCGCGACGACGAATACGTCGATGTCGAACCCGGGGTCGTTCTGAGTGAATTGAATCGTCAGTTGCGTTCGACCGGCCATCGGTTCGGCCCCGACCCGGCCAACGCCGCGGTCACGACGGTTGGCGGAATGATCGGTGTCAATTCGTCCGGCTCGCGGTCCATTGCCGTCGGCGACGTGAGGCGTCACACCGCAAGAACCAACGTCGTCCTCAGCGATGCCGAAGTGCTACGCACCGGAGCAGATCGATCCGACGACGGAGGACAACATCATTCGGCGAGCGGAATCGTCACTCGGATGGAGTCGCTGCTGGGCGAGCGTCAGGAGTTGATTGAGAGATTGCAGCCGCAGCGCGAGCGTGACAGTTGCGGATATTTTCTTCGCCTGAAGACAACTGGCGGGCCTATCGACCTGACACCGCTACTGGTCGGGTCAGAAGGAACGTTGGGGCTTCTGACGCAGGCCCGGCTTCGCATTGAGCCAATACCGCCTCATTCGGCGGTCTCGCTCGTGCTGTTCGAGTCGCTCGACGATGCGCTCGCCGCAGCGGTGTGTGCCGCTGATTTTCCCATATCGGCTTGCGACCTATTCGATCGTCGGCATCTTTCACTGGTGCGTGAAACCGAAATCCAGTTTGAAAAATTAGTGCCGCGTGCTGCCGGCGCCGCGCTGTTGATTGAAACCGAGGGCGAAGAAGCGGGCGATGTCGGCCGCCGCATGGCTGACGTTTTGCACGCCATCGAAGATGTCGCGGCAACGGCCGATGTTGCCGCGCAGGCCGTTTCCGGATCGAAGACGGCCCTGAGTGTGGACGACCTGTGGTCCATCCCTCGGAAAATCATCCCCCGCCTGACCCGGCTCGGCGGCGAACGGCGCCCGGTCCCCATCGTCGAAGACATCGCCGTCCCGCCGGCCGCGCTGCGCGACTTCGTCCGCAACGCGCAGAACGTGTTTCAGCGTTATGAAGTGACCGCGACGATGTACGCCCATGCCGCGCACGGTCAGATTCACTTCCGCCCGTTCTTACCCGGCCCCGGCCCGGAACGTGACCGGCTGCTTGAGGCGATCCCGCGCGACCTGTACGCCGTCGCAATTCGGCACGGAGGAGTCATCAGCGGTGAGCACGGCGACGGACTGTCACGCTCCGCGTTTCTTCGCACGCAACACGGCGAACTCTATCGCGTCTTTCGCGAAGTCAAAGACATATTTGATCCGCACAATCTGATGAATCCGGGAAAAATCGTCACCGATGATCCCCACGTGACGATCCGACGGCTCCGCCAATCAGTTGACTCTGAAGCCCTGCCGCAACTTCAACTTCGCTGGTCGGCGCCCACGGCGACTCAAGTTGCTGCCGATTGCAATGGCTGCGGCAACTGCAAGAGTCGAAGTGATGCCGGTCGGATGTGTCCGGTATTTCGAGCCGACCCTGCCGAAGCATCGTCACCTCGCAGTAAGGCCAACGTATTCGAAAGTTTCTTGAGGGGAGATGTCACGGCGACCGACCTTGCGTCGCCGGCCGGTCGCGACCTGACCGACCGCTGCTTTCAATGTCTCCAATGTCGCAGCGAGTGTCCGGCCAACGTGGATATCCCGAGCTTGGTGATCGAAGCGAAGGCGGCGCAGATTGCCGTCGATGGAGCCGCGTGGCCCGATTGGGCATTGAGCCGGGTCCACGGGATCGGCGACCTCGCCACCGCCACCGCGTTTCTTAGTAATCCTCTGTTGGCCAATTCCACCGTCCGCTGGATGTTGGAACGGACACTCGGCATCAGTCGGCATCGTAACCTGCCGCGTTTCGCCCGGCGTCCGTTTCTTCGCATCGTCCCCCGTAAGAACCGCGAGCAGGCCACGAAATCAGGTGACGACTTTGCCGCCGCCTATTTCGTCGATCAGTTCGCGAACTTTTTTGAACCCGAGATCGGTCTCGACCTTCTGCGGCTGCTCGACGCGGTCGGTGTTCGATGCGTCGTACCGGCCGGACAGACCGCTTCCGGCTCTGCGATGCTGGCTATCGGCGATATCGAAGGAGCACGGACTCTGGCCGATCAGAACGTCCGTGTTCTCGGCCCGCTCGCGCGGCGCGGCTTGCCAATTATTTGCACAGAACCATCGGCCCTTATTTCGCTCAAAGAAGAATATCCGCGGCTGCTGGACCATCCCGATGTCGCGGTGATCGCGAAGCATGCCGTCGACGCCGGAGTCTTTCTGCGCGAGTACGGCGATCAGCTCAGTCGGCTCAATTCCGACAGCCTTTTAGATACGACGATCGCCCATCACGAGCCGTGTCATTCGCGCACGCTTCAGACGCAACGGCCC